The Carassius gibelio isolate Cgi1373 ecotype wild population from Czech Republic chromosome B9, carGib1.2-hapl.c, whole genome shotgun sequence genome includes a region encoding these proteins:
- the LOC127965221 gene encoding TBC1 domain family member 4 isoform X5, with product MEGQDGKGNNDSNQKADKRFALWYMGWSSLDRRTTLPMLPWLLAEIRRKSEKNESGPAQAREVQLYLSPPLIRCVPANSSNPSVFIFEHKAQFISRFIHNSNDLSYFAYLIRSQPDNPESEMACHVFKACDPNQVPEVISSIRQVSKAALKEESKPKQESDESFYNSQKFEVLYCGKVTVNHKKAPSTLIDDCIDKFRQHEIERKRLRLLNGQRSSTEAPVDFIVGDNPLSSSLCKVDEPEPNLNEEELSEVGNGILHMTSSSSTGSLLGSFDCILEDSGFGEQQEIRTRCNSLAGGLQKRTRELGKGSTRRRHASAPNNVQPSDADKNRTMLFQVGRFEVNLISPDTKSVVLEKNFKDISSCSQGVKQTDHFGFICRDVVESGPAQYVCYVFQCASESLVDEVMLTLKQAFTTAAALQSSKNQIKLCEACPMHDLHKLCERIEGLYPPRAKLAIQKYLSQLTDNEQVNIFERVQKMKPASDHEENELVILHLRQLCETKQKSHVHIGEVPQQNASGSTVTSDNSIVGRNKLDVLKNKARSSLTSSLENILSRGASRMRMRLGSMGSFDRQGDSPGDSPPGTPPSYIEEDPDAPQFRRRAHTFSHPPIKKKISFTEVSSQACKAPLRRQQSLAPELLQNSGNGEGRKRSLSGCSTDSLTLVPPRRVSWRQKIFLRVASPMNKPCASMQHVDHMDGWELLPLSPRALNQDQDPQVSPLSLEQGRRSPADYRALWKKAIHQQILLIRMEKENQRLEASRDELHIRKMKLDYQEVCPCSKEVQALWDRKLSSPCRTKVQWDKEEIHSAVCQGVPKSRRGEVWLLLSQQYRLHHRLPQRQQPPETPYQDLLKQLTAQQHSILVDLGRTFPTHQYFSAQLGAGQLSLYNLLKAYSLLDTEVGYCQGISFVAGLLLLHMSEEQAFDTLKFLMYDLSIRRQYRPDMISLQIQMYQLSRLLHDYHRNLYTHLEEHEICPSLYAAPWFLTLFASQFPLGFVARIFDLLFVQGTEVIFKVALCLLSSHEGEILECDCFESIVDYLKSTIPTLTHSQMEEMITQAIEMDISKQLHAYEVEYHVLQDELADAPPPLEDSDRLDKLEKANAQLKKQNMDLLEKLQSARLKIQTLESSVESFLSRESKMKHLIRSLEQEKASYQKTIERMRSSLTSDAMTDVEMTQLKSSTNGKAKETACKKP from the exons ATGGAGGGACAGGATGGCAAAGGGAATAATGACAGTAATCAAAAGGCAGACAAAAGGTTTGCTCTCTGGTACATGGGCTGGTCGTCTCTGGACAGGCGGACCACGCTGCCCATGCTGCCCTGGCTGCTGGCGGAGATCCGGAggaaaagtgagaagaacgagTCCGGTCCCGCACAGGCCAGAGAAGTTCAGCTGTATCTCTCGCCTCCTCTGATCCGCTGTGTGCCAGCTAACAGCAGCAACCCCTCCGTCTTCATATTCGAGCATAAAGCGCAGTTTATCTCCAGATTTATCCACAATAGCAATGACTTGTCTTATTTTGCCTACCTTATCAGAAGTCAACCCGATAACCCCGAGTCTGAGATGGCATGCCATGTGTTCAAGGCATGTGATCCAAACCAG GTGCCTGAGGTTATTAGCAGCATTAGACAGGTGTCCAAGGCTGCTCTTAAGGAGGAAAGCAAGCCCAAGCAAGAGAGTGACGAGTCTTTCTACAACTCCCAGAAATTCGAAGTGCTTTACTGTGGAAAAGTGACAGTCAACCACAAGAAAGCCCCTTCCACTCTGATTGATGACTGCATTGACAAATTCCGCCAACACGAGATTGAACGTAAGCGTCTGCGGCTCCTCAATGGCCAGCGGAGCTCTACCGAGGCCCCCGTGGACTTCATTGTGGGTGACAACCCTCTAAGTTCCTCTCTTTGTAAAGTTGATGAACCTGAGCCCAATCTAAATGAGGAAGAACTGTCTGAGGTGGGCAATGGGATTCTGCACATGACTAGCTCATCCAGTACGGGCAGCCTACTGGGGTCCTTTGACTGTATCTTGGAGGACTCAGGTTTTGGAGAGCAGCAGGAGATTCGCACACGCTGTAATAGCCTGGCGGGCGGCCTACAGAAAAGGACCAGAGAGTTGGGCAAGGGGTCGACACGTAGGAGACACGCTAGCGCGCCCAATAACGTGCAGCCGTCTGATGCTGACAAGAATCGTACAATGCTATTCCAG GTTGGACGGTTTGAAGTGAATCTCATCAGCCCTGACACTAAATCTGTGGTTCTGGAGAAGAATTTCAAGGACATCTCGTCCTGTTcacag GGTGTCAAACAGACAGATCACTTTGGCTTTATTTGTCGGGACGTGGTGGAGTCTGGCCCAGCTCAGTATGTGTGTTACGTGTTCCAGTGTGCTAGTGAGTCTCTG GTGGATGAAGTAATGCTCACCCTGAAACAAGCCTTTACCACAGCAGCAGCTCTGCAGAGCTCCAAGAACCAAATCAAACTGTGCGAAGCTTGTCCAATGCATGACTTGCACAAGCTCTGTGAGAGGATAGAAG GTTTGTATCCTCCCAGGGCGAAACTAGCCATTCAGAAGTACCTGTCCCAACTGACCGACAACGAGCAGGTCAATATATTCGAGCGGGTGCAG AAAATGAAGCCAGCGTCTGATCATGAAGAAAACGAGCTCGTGATTCTTCACCTCCGACAGCTGTGCGAGACCAAGCAGAAGTCTCATGTTCATATTGGAGAGGTCCCACAG CAGAATGCTTCTGGCAGCACCGTGACCTCTGATAACTCCATTGTGGGCCGTAATAAACTGGACGTGTTGAAGAACAAAGCCCGGAGTTCTCTGACAAGCTCCCTGGAGAACATCCTCTcaagg GGGGCCAGCCGTATGCGAATGCGTCTTGGCAGCATGGGAAGTTTTGACCGC CAGGGCGACTCACCTGGTGACTCCCCACCTGGAACTCCACCCAGTTACATTGAGGAGGACCCAGATGCCCCGCAGTTCCGTCGCCGGGCACACACCTTCAGCCACCCTCCCATCAAGAAGAAAATCTCCTTCACTGAGGTTTCCTCCCAGGCCTGTAAAGCTCCGCTGCGCCGACAGCAATCTTTGGCCCCTGAGCTGCTGCAGAACAG TGGTAATGGAGAGGGCAGGAAGAGGTCTCTGTCAGGCTGTAGCACCGATTCTTTGACCTTGGTGCCTCCACGCAGAGTTTCTTGGCGCCAGAAGATCTTCCTAAGGGTGGCGTCACCCATGAACAAACCCTGTGCCTCTATGCAACACGTGG ACCACATGGATGGCTGGGAGCTGCTGCCACTTTCTCCTCGGGCTTTGAACCAGGATCAAGATCCTCAGGTCAGCCCCCTGTCCCTAGAGCAGGGCCGGCGCAGTCCAGCTGACTACAGGGCCCTGTGGAAGAAAGCCATCCACCAACAGATATTGCTCATCCGCATGGAGAAAGAGAACCAGCGCCTGGAGG CCAGCCGTGATGAATTGCACATTCGTAAAATGAAGCTGGACTACCAGGAAGTGTGTCCATGCTCAAAAGAGGTGCAGGCCCTTTGGGACAGGAAGTTGAGTAGTCCCTGCCGCACTAAAGTACAGTGGGACAAAGAAGAGATCCACAGTGCTGTATGTCAAG GTGTCCCCAAAAGTCGGCGAGGTGAAGTGTGGCTCCTGCTCTCTCAGCAGTATCGTTTGCATCACCGTCTGCCGCAGCGGCAGCAGCCCCCTGAAACCCCTTATCAGGATCTCCTCAAACAGCTCACAGCACAGCAACACTCCATCCTGGTCGACCTCG GCCGGACATTCCCAACACACCAGTATTTCAGCGCTCAGCTGGGAGCTGGACAGCTATCTCTGTACAATCTCCTGAAGGCCTACTCCCTGCTGGACACGGAGGTGGGCTACTGCCAGGGGATCAGTTTTGTGGCCGGCTTGCTGCTTTTGCACATGAGCGAGGAACAGGCATTCGACACTCTCAAGTTCCTCATGTACGACCTGAGCATTCGCCGACAGTACCGTCCCGACATGATCTCTCTGCAG ATCCAGATGTACCAGCTGTCCCGACTGTTGCACGACTATCACCGTAACCTGTACACTCACCTGGAGGAGCACGAGATCTGTCCCAGCCTGTACGCCGCACCCTGGTTTCTCACTCTCTTCGCCTCTCAGTTCCCGCTCGGCTTTGTTGCCCGAATATTTG ACCTCCTGTTTGTCCAAGGCACGGAGGTGATTTTTAAGGTGGCCCTGTGTTTGCTGAGCAGCCACGAGGGAGAGATACTGGAGTGTGACTGCTTTGAAAGTATTGTGGACTACCTTAAATCCACCATCCCCACCCTCACTCATAGCCAAATGGAAGAGATGATCACTCAg GCAATCGAGATGGACATCTCCAAGCAGCTGCATGCGTATGAAGTGGAGTACCACGTCCTGCAGGATGAGCTGGCAGATGCTCCTCCACCTTTAGAGGACTCCGATAGGCTAGATAAACTGGAGAAAGCTAATGCCCAGCTCAAGAAACAGAACATGGACTTACTAGAGAAACTGCAG
- the LOC127965221 gene encoding TBC1 domain family member 4 isoform X1: MEGQDGKGNNDSNQKADKRFALWYMGWSSLDRRTTLPMLPWLLAEIRRKSEKNESGPAQAREVQLYLSPPLIRCVPANSSNPSVFIFEHKAQFISRFIHNSNDLSYFAYLIRSQPDNPESEMACHVFKACDPNQVPEVISSIRQVSKAALKEESKPKQESDESFYNSQKFEVLYCGKVTVNHKKAPSTLIDDCIDKFRQHEIERKRLRLLNGQRSSTEAPVDFIVGDNPLSSSLCKVDEPEPNLNEEELSEVGNGILHMTSSSSTGSLLGSFDCILEDSGFGEQQEIRTRCNSLAGGLQKRTRELGKGSTRRRHASAPNNVQPSDADKNRTMLFQVGRFEVNLISPDTKSVVLEKNFKDISSCSQGVKQTDHFGFICRDVVESGPAQYVCYVFQCASESLVDEVMLTLKQAFTTAAALQSSKNQIKLCEACPMHDLHKLCERIEGLYPPRAKLAIQKYLSQLTDNEQVNIFERVQKMKPASDHEENELVILHLRQLCETKQKSHVHIGEVPQQNASGSTVTSDNSIVGRNKLDVLKNKARSSLTSSLENILSRGASRMRMRLGSMGSFDRQGDSPGDSPPGTPPSYIEEDPDAPQFRRRAHTFSHPPIKKKISFTEVSSQACKAPLRRQQSLAPELLQNSTVGYTRVRSVSESESYFSRSSSFHTPTFLKTFYQSSLLSDSGSLKSGNGEGRKRSLSGCSTDSLTLVPPRRVSWRQKIFLRVASPMNKPCASMQHVDHMDGWELLPLSPRALNQDQDPQVSPLSLEQGRRSPADYRALWKKAIHQQILLIRMEKENQRLEASRDELHIRKMKLDYQEVCPCSKEVQALWDRKLSSPCRTKVQWDKEEIHSAVCQGVPKSRRGEVWLLLSQQYRLHHRLPQRQQPPETPYQDLLKQLTAQQHSILVDLGRTFPTHQYFSAQLGAGQLSLYNLLKAYSLLDTEVGYCQGISFVAGLLLLHMSEEQAFDTLKFLMYDLSIRRQYRPDMISLQIQMYQLSRLLHDYHRNLYTHLEEHEICPSLYAAPWFLTLFASQFPLGFVARIFDLLFVQGTEVIFKVALCLLSSHEGEILECDCFESIVDYLKSTIPTLTHSQMEEMITQAIEMDISKQLHAYEVEYHVLQDELADAPPPLEDSDRLDKLEKANAQLKKQNMDLLEKLQSARLKIQTLESSVESFLSRESKMKHLIRSLEQEKASYQKTIERMRSSLTSDAMTDVEMTQLKSSTNGKAKETACKKP, from the exons ATGGAGGGACAGGATGGCAAAGGGAATAATGACAGTAATCAAAAGGCAGACAAAAGGTTTGCTCTCTGGTACATGGGCTGGTCGTCTCTGGACAGGCGGACCACGCTGCCCATGCTGCCCTGGCTGCTGGCGGAGATCCGGAggaaaagtgagaagaacgagTCCGGTCCCGCACAGGCCAGAGAAGTTCAGCTGTATCTCTCGCCTCCTCTGATCCGCTGTGTGCCAGCTAACAGCAGCAACCCCTCCGTCTTCATATTCGAGCATAAAGCGCAGTTTATCTCCAGATTTATCCACAATAGCAATGACTTGTCTTATTTTGCCTACCTTATCAGAAGTCAACCCGATAACCCCGAGTCTGAGATGGCATGCCATGTGTTCAAGGCATGTGATCCAAACCAG GTGCCTGAGGTTATTAGCAGCATTAGACAGGTGTCCAAGGCTGCTCTTAAGGAGGAAAGCAAGCCCAAGCAAGAGAGTGACGAGTCTTTCTACAACTCCCAGAAATTCGAAGTGCTTTACTGTGGAAAAGTGACAGTCAACCACAAGAAAGCCCCTTCCACTCTGATTGATGACTGCATTGACAAATTCCGCCAACACGAGATTGAACGTAAGCGTCTGCGGCTCCTCAATGGCCAGCGGAGCTCTACCGAGGCCCCCGTGGACTTCATTGTGGGTGACAACCCTCTAAGTTCCTCTCTTTGTAAAGTTGATGAACCTGAGCCCAATCTAAATGAGGAAGAACTGTCTGAGGTGGGCAATGGGATTCTGCACATGACTAGCTCATCCAGTACGGGCAGCCTACTGGGGTCCTTTGACTGTATCTTGGAGGACTCAGGTTTTGGAGAGCAGCAGGAGATTCGCACACGCTGTAATAGCCTGGCGGGCGGCCTACAGAAAAGGACCAGAGAGTTGGGCAAGGGGTCGACACGTAGGAGACACGCTAGCGCGCCCAATAACGTGCAGCCGTCTGATGCTGACAAGAATCGTACAATGCTATTCCAG GTTGGACGGTTTGAAGTGAATCTCATCAGCCCTGACACTAAATCTGTGGTTCTGGAGAAGAATTTCAAGGACATCTCGTCCTGTTcacag GGTGTCAAACAGACAGATCACTTTGGCTTTATTTGTCGGGACGTGGTGGAGTCTGGCCCAGCTCAGTATGTGTGTTACGTGTTCCAGTGTGCTAGTGAGTCTCTG GTGGATGAAGTAATGCTCACCCTGAAACAAGCCTTTACCACAGCAGCAGCTCTGCAGAGCTCCAAGAACCAAATCAAACTGTGCGAAGCTTGTCCAATGCATGACTTGCACAAGCTCTGTGAGAGGATAGAAG GTTTGTATCCTCCCAGGGCGAAACTAGCCATTCAGAAGTACCTGTCCCAACTGACCGACAACGAGCAGGTCAATATATTCGAGCGGGTGCAG AAAATGAAGCCAGCGTCTGATCATGAAGAAAACGAGCTCGTGATTCTTCACCTCCGACAGCTGTGCGAGACCAAGCAGAAGTCTCATGTTCATATTGGAGAGGTCCCACAG CAGAATGCTTCTGGCAGCACCGTGACCTCTGATAACTCCATTGTGGGCCGTAATAAACTGGACGTGTTGAAGAACAAAGCCCGGAGTTCTCTGACAAGCTCCCTGGAGAACATCCTCTcaagg GGGGCCAGCCGTATGCGAATGCGTCTTGGCAGCATGGGAAGTTTTGACCGC CAGGGCGACTCACCTGGTGACTCCCCACCTGGAACTCCACCCAGTTACATTGAGGAGGACCCAGATGCCCCGCAGTTCCGTCGCCGGGCACACACCTTCAGCCACCCTCCCATCAAGAAGAAAATCTCCTTCACTGAGGTTTCCTCCCAGGCCTGTAAAGCTCCGCTGCGCCGACAGCAATCTTTGGCCCCTGAGCTGCTGCAGAACAG CACCGTTGGTTACACGAGAGTGCGCAGTGTCTCTGAGAGCGAGTCCTACTTCAGTCGCTCATCCTCCTTCCACACCCCCACTTTCCTGAAAACCTTTTACCAGAGCTCCCTCCTGTCGGACAGCGGGAGTCTTAAGAG TGGTAATGGAGAGGGCAGGAAGAGGTCTCTGTCAGGCTGTAGCACCGATTCTTTGACCTTGGTGCCTCCACGCAGAGTTTCTTGGCGCCAGAAGATCTTCCTAAGGGTGGCGTCACCCATGAACAAACCCTGTGCCTCTATGCAACACGTGG ACCACATGGATGGCTGGGAGCTGCTGCCACTTTCTCCTCGGGCTTTGAACCAGGATCAAGATCCTCAGGTCAGCCCCCTGTCCCTAGAGCAGGGCCGGCGCAGTCCAGCTGACTACAGGGCCCTGTGGAAGAAAGCCATCCACCAACAGATATTGCTCATCCGCATGGAGAAAGAGAACCAGCGCCTGGAGG CCAGCCGTGATGAATTGCACATTCGTAAAATGAAGCTGGACTACCAGGAAGTGTGTCCATGCTCAAAAGAGGTGCAGGCCCTTTGGGACAGGAAGTTGAGTAGTCCCTGCCGCACTAAAGTACAGTGGGACAAAGAAGAGATCCACAGTGCTGTATGTCAAG GTGTCCCCAAAAGTCGGCGAGGTGAAGTGTGGCTCCTGCTCTCTCAGCAGTATCGTTTGCATCACCGTCTGCCGCAGCGGCAGCAGCCCCCTGAAACCCCTTATCAGGATCTCCTCAAACAGCTCACAGCACAGCAACACTCCATCCTGGTCGACCTCG GCCGGACATTCCCAACACACCAGTATTTCAGCGCTCAGCTGGGAGCTGGACAGCTATCTCTGTACAATCTCCTGAAGGCCTACTCCCTGCTGGACACGGAGGTGGGCTACTGCCAGGGGATCAGTTTTGTGGCCGGCTTGCTGCTTTTGCACATGAGCGAGGAACAGGCATTCGACACTCTCAAGTTCCTCATGTACGACCTGAGCATTCGCCGACAGTACCGTCCCGACATGATCTCTCTGCAG ATCCAGATGTACCAGCTGTCCCGACTGTTGCACGACTATCACCGTAACCTGTACACTCACCTGGAGGAGCACGAGATCTGTCCCAGCCTGTACGCCGCACCCTGGTTTCTCACTCTCTTCGCCTCTCAGTTCCCGCTCGGCTTTGTTGCCCGAATATTTG ACCTCCTGTTTGTCCAAGGCACGGAGGTGATTTTTAAGGTGGCCCTGTGTTTGCTGAGCAGCCACGAGGGAGAGATACTGGAGTGTGACTGCTTTGAAAGTATTGTGGACTACCTTAAATCCACCATCCCCACCCTCACTCATAGCCAAATGGAAGAGATGATCACTCAg GCAATCGAGATGGACATCTCCAAGCAGCTGCATGCGTATGAAGTGGAGTACCACGTCCTGCAGGATGAGCTGGCAGATGCTCCTCCACCTTTAGAGGACTCCGATAGGCTAGATAAACTGGAGAAAGCTAATGCCCAGCTCAAGAAACAGAACATGGACTTACTAGAGAAACTGCAG
- the LOC127965221 gene encoding TBC1 domain family member 4 isoform X4 has protein sequence MEGQDGKGNNDSNQKADKRFALWYMGWSSLDRRTTLPMLPWLLAEIRRKSEKNESGPAQAREVQLYLSPPLIRCVPANSSNPSVFIFEHKAQFISRFIHNSNDLSYFAYLIRSQPDNPESEMACHVFKACDPNQVPEVISSIRQVSKAALKEESKPKQESDESFYNSQKFEVLYCGKVTVNHKKAPSTLIDDCIDKFRQHEIERKRLRLLNGQRSSTEAPVDFIVGDNPLSSSLCKVDEPEPNLNEEELSEVGNGILHMTSSSSTGSLLGSFDCILEDSGFGEQQEIRTRCNSLAGGLQKRTRELGKGSTRRRHASAPNNVQPSDADKNRTMLFQVGRFEVNLISPDTKSVVLEKNFKDISSCSQGVKQTDHFGFICRDVVESGPAQYVCYVFQCASESLVDEVMLTLKQAFTTAAALQSSKNQIKLCEACPMHDLHKLCERIEGLYPPRAKLAIQKYLSQLTDNEQVNIFERVQKMKPASDHEENELVILHLRQLCETKQKSHVHIGEVPQNASGSTVTSDNSIVGRNKLDVLKNKARSSLTSSLENILSRGASRMRMRLGSMGSFDRGDSPGDSPPGTPPSYIEEDPDAPQFRRRAHTFSHPPIKKKISFTEVSSQACKAPLRRQQSLAPELLQNSTVGYTRVRSVSESESYFSRSSSFHTPTFLKTFYQSSLLSDSGSLKSGNGEGRKRSLSGCSTDSLTLVPPRRVSWRQKIFLRVASPMNKPCASMQHVDHMDGWELLPLSPRALNQDQDPQVSPLSLEQGRRSPADYRALWKKAIHQQILLIRMEKENQRLEASRDELHIRKMKLDYQEVCPCSKEVQALWDRKLSSPCRTKVQWDKEEIHSAVCQGVPKSRRGEVWLLLSQQYRLHHRLPQRQQPPETPYQDLLKQLTAQQHSILVDLGRTFPTHQYFSAQLGAGQLSLYNLLKAYSLLDTEVGYCQGISFVAGLLLLHMSEEQAFDTLKFLMYDLSIRRQYRPDMISLQIQMYQLSRLLHDYHRNLYTHLEEHEICPSLYAAPWFLTLFASQFPLGFVARIFDLLFVQGTEVIFKVALCLLSSHEGEILECDCFESIVDYLKSTIPTLTHSQMEEMITQAIEMDISKQLHAYEVEYHVLQDELADAPPPLEDSDRLDKLEKANAQLKKQNMDLLEKLQSARLKIQTLESSVESFLSRESKMKHLIRSLEQEKASYQKTIERMRSSLTSDAMTDVEMTQLKSSTNGKAKETACKKP, from the exons ATGGAGGGACAGGATGGCAAAGGGAATAATGACAGTAATCAAAAGGCAGACAAAAGGTTTGCTCTCTGGTACATGGGCTGGTCGTCTCTGGACAGGCGGACCACGCTGCCCATGCTGCCCTGGCTGCTGGCGGAGATCCGGAggaaaagtgagaagaacgagTCCGGTCCCGCACAGGCCAGAGAAGTTCAGCTGTATCTCTCGCCTCCTCTGATCCGCTGTGTGCCAGCTAACAGCAGCAACCCCTCCGTCTTCATATTCGAGCATAAAGCGCAGTTTATCTCCAGATTTATCCACAATAGCAATGACTTGTCTTATTTTGCCTACCTTATCAGAAGTCAACCCGATAACCCCGAGTCTGAGATGGCATGCCATGTGTTCAAGGCATGTGATCCAAACCAG GTGCCTGAGGTTATTAGCAGCATTAGACAGGTGTCCAAGGCTGCTCTTAAGGAGGAAAGCAAGCCCAAGCAAGAGAGTGACGAGTCTTTCTACAACTCCCAGAAATTCGAAGTGCTTTACTGTGGAAAAGTGACAGTCAACCACAAGAAAGCCCCTTCCACTCTGATTGATGACTGCATTGACAAATTCCGCCAACACGAGATTGAACGTAAGCGTCTGCGGCTCCTCAATGGCCAGCGGAGCTCTACCGAGGCCCCCGTGGACTTCATTGTGGGTGACAACCCTCTAAGTTCCTCTCTTTGTAAAGTTGATGAACCTGAGCCCAATCTAAATGAGGAAGAACTGTCTGAGGTGGGCAATGGGATTCTGCACATGACTAGCTCATCCAGTACGGGCAGCCTACTGGGGTCCTTTGACTGTATCTTGGAGGACTCAGGTTTTGGAGAGCAGCAGGAGATTCGCACACGCTGTAATAGCCTGGCGGGCGGCCTACAGAAAAGGACCAGAGAGTTGGGCAAGGGGTCGACACGTAGGAGACACGCTAGCGCGCCCAATAACGTGCAGCCGTCTGATGCTGACAAGAATCGTACAATGCTATTCCAG GTTGGACGGTTTGAAGTGAATCTCATCAGCCCTGACACTAAATCTGTGGTTCTGGAGAAGAATTTCAAGGACATCTCGTCCTGTTcacag GGTGTCAAACAGACAGATCACTTTGGCTTTATTTGTCGGGACGTGGTGGAGTCTGGCCCAGCTCAGTATGTGTGTTACGTGTTCCAGTGTGCTAGTGAGTCTCTG GTGGATGAAGTAATGCTCACCCTGAAACAAGCCTTTACCACAGCAGCAGCTCTGCAGAGCTCCAAGAACCAAATCAAACTGTGCGAAGCTTGTCCAATGCATGACTTGCACAAGCTCTGTGAGAGGATAGAAG GTTTGTATCCTCCCAGGGCGAAACTAGCCATTCAGAAGTACCTGTCCCAACTGACCGACAACGAGCAGGTCAATATATTCGAGCGGGTGCAG AAAATGAAGCCAGCGTCTGATCATGAAGAAAACGAGCTCGTGATTCTTCACCTCCGACAGCTGTGCGAGACCAAGCAGAAGTCTCATGTTCATATTGGAGAGGTCCCACAG AATGCTTCTGGCAGCACCGTGACCTCTGATAACTCCATTGTGGGCCGTAATAAACTGGACGTGTTGAAGAACAAAGCCCGGAGTTCTCTGACAAGCTCCCTGGAGAACATCCTCTcaagg GGGGCCAGCCGTATGCGAATGCGTCTTGGCAGCATGGGAAGTTTTGACCGC GGCGACTCACCTGGTGACTCCCCACCTGGAACTCCACCCAGTTACATTGAGGAGGACCCAGATGCCCCGCAGTTCCGTCGCCGGGCACACACCTTCAGCCACCCTCCCATCAAGAAGAAAATCTCCTTCACTGAGGTTTCCTCCCAGGCCTGTAAAGCTCCGCTGCGCCGACAGCAATCTTTGGCCCCTGAGCTGCTGCAGAACAG CACCGTTGGTTACACGAGAGTGCGCAGTGTCTCTGAGAGCGAGTCCTACTTCAGTCGCTCATCCTCCTTCCACACCCCCACTTTCCTGAAAACCTTTTACCAGAGCTCCCTCCTGTCGGACAGCGGGAGTCTTAAGAG TGGTAATGGAGAGGGCAGGAAGAGGTCTCTGTCAGGCTGTAGCACCGATTCTTTGACCTTGGTGCCTCCACGCAGAGTTTCTTGGCGCCAGAAGATCTTCCTAAGGGTGGCGTCACCCATGAACAAACCCTGTGCCTCTATGCAACACGTGG ACCACATGGATGGCTGGGAGCTGCTGCCACTTTCTCCTCGGGCTTTGAACCAGGATCAAGATCCTCAGGTCAGCCCCCTGTCCCTAGAGCAGGGCCGGCGCAGTCCAGCTGACTACAGGGCCCTGTGGAAGAAAGCCATCCACCAACAGATATTGCTCATCCGCATGGAGAAAGAGAACCAGCGCCTGGAGG CCAGCCGTGATGAATTGCACATTCGTAAAATGAAGCTGGACTACCAGGAAGTGTGTCCATGCTCAAAAGAGGTGCAGGCCCTTTGGGACAGGAAGTTGAGTAGTCCCTGCCGCACTAAAGTACAGTGGGACAAAGAAGAGATCCACAGTGCTGTATGTCAAG GTGTCCCCAAAAGTCGGCGAGGTGAAGTGTGGCTCCTGCTCTCTCAGCAGTATCGTTTGCATCACCGTCTGCCGCAGCGGCAGCAGCCCCCTGAAACCCCTTATCAGGATCTCCTCAAACAGCTCACAGCACAGCAACACTCCATCCTGGTCGACCTCG GCCGGACATTCCCAACACACCAGTATTTCAGCGCTCAGCTGGGAGCTGGACAGCTATCTCTGTACAATCTCCTGAAGGCCTACTCCCTGCTGGACACGGAGGTGGGCTACTGCCAGGGGATCAGTTTTGTGGCCGGCTTGCTGCTTTTGCACATGAGCGAGGAACAGGCATTCGACACTCTCAAGTTCCTCATGTACGACCTGAGCATTCGCCGACAGTACCGTCCCGACATGATCTCTCTGCAG ATCCAGATGTACCAGCTGTCCCGACTGTTGCACGACTATCACCGTAACCTGTACACTCACCTGGAGGAGCACGAGATCTGTCCCAGCCTGTACGCCGCACCCTGGTTTCTCACTCTCTTCGCCTCTCAGTTCCCGCTCGGCTTTGTTGCCCGAATATTTG ACCTCCTGTTTGTCCAAGGCACGGAGGTGATTTTTAAGGTGGCCCTGTGTTTGCTGAGCAGCCACGAGGGAGAGATACTGGAGTGTGACTGCTTTGAAAGTATTGTGGACTACCTTAAATCCACCATCCCCACCCTCACTCATAGCCAAATGGAAGAGATGATCACTCAg GCAATCGAGATGGACATCTCCAAGCAGCTGCATGCGTATGAAGTGGAGTACCACGTCCTGCAGGATGAGCTGGCAGATGCTCCTCCACCTTTAGAGGACTCCGATAGGCTAGATAAACTGGAGAAAGCTAATGCCCAGCTCAAGAAACAGAACATGGACTTACTAGAGAAACTGCAG